The following are encoded together in the Terriglobales bacterium genome:
- a CDS encoding Smr/MutS family protein, with the protein MSRKPAFIKSVNIEDGMPTVEEALRRLERELSPARAAKVTALRVIHGYGSSGVGGALRVAIQLRLRELQQSGTIQEVIYGEDWRISDEASWKWLQRYPEWKKDSDLGRQNKGISIVIL; encoded by the coding sequence ATGTCAAGAAAGCCAGCGTTCATCAAATCGGTCAACATCGAAGACGGCATGCCCACCGTCGAGGAAGCCCTCCGCCGGCTGGAGCGCGAGTTGAGCCCGGCGCGAGCCGCGAAAGTCACCGCTCTTCGGGTGATCCATGGCTACGGCTCCAGTGGCGTGGGCGGCGCCTTGCGCGTGGCCATTCAGCTGCGGCTGCGCGAGCTGCAGCAAAGCGGCACAATCCAGGAAGTCATCTACGGTGAGGACTGGCGCATCTCCGATGAAGCTTCCTGGAAGTGGCTGCAACGCTATCCGGAGTGGAAGAAGGACTCCGATCTGGGCCGCCAGAACAAGGGAATCTCGATCGTCATCTTGTGA
- a CDS encoding TldD/PmbA family protein encodes MSMKEIASWALNVANLRGASYADVRIVDERARSLATKNGKVGSASDGESLGVGVRVIADGAWGFAATDDLKCESVEVTAAKAVAIARASARVKQYDVRLAPEKAVTDEWATPCRIDPFTLSVEDHLALLLKIDSELCAVKGVTLAETGLSFRRCEQWFYSSEGSDIHQTKYITGAGYAAYSFAGTEIQKRSFPNSFGGQYQNKGYELIDELKLEENARRIGEEAVALHQAPQCPEGKFTIVLDSSQLGLQIHESVGHPIELDRVLGMEANFAGMSFLTLEKLRTLRYGSDLVNVVADATPAHGPGLGTFAYDDEGVPAQCTPIISNGLFTGYLSSRETAHSIGENRSGSTMRAEGWNRIPLIRMTNISILPGEKPLSFEQLLASTDDGIYMQTNRSWSIDDKRYQFQFGCEIGWEIKGGKLGRMLKNPSYSGITTEFWNSMDAICSRDEWTLWGTPNCGKGQPMQTMGTGHGASPARFRDVRVGSAYRGT; translated from the coding sequence ATGAGCATGAAAGAAATCGCCTCCTGGGCGCTGAACGTCGCCAACCTGCGCGGGGCGAGCTATGCCGACGTGCGCATCGTGGACGAGCGCGCGCGCTCGCTCGCGACGAAGAACGGCAAGGTGGGGAGCGCGTCGGATGGCGAGTCGCTGGGCGTGGGCGTCCGGGTGATCGCCGACGGCGCCTGGGGATTCGCCGCGACCGACGACCTGAAGTGCGAGTCGGTGGAGGTCACGGCGGCGAAGGCGGTCGCGATCGCCAGGGCCTCGGCGCGAGTCAAGCAGTACGACGTCCGCCTGGCCCCGGAGAAGGCGGTCACCGACGAGTGGGCCACGCCCTGCCGCATCGATCCCTTCACCCTCTCGGTCGAAGACCACCTGGCGCTCCTGCTGAAAATCGATTCCGAGCTGTGCGCGGTGAAAGGCGTGACGCTGGCGGAGACCGGCCTGAGCTTCCGCCGATGCGAGCAGTGGTTCTACTCGTCGGAAGGCTCCGACATCCATCAGACGAAGTACATCACTGGCGCGGGCTACGCCGCCTATTCCTTCGCGGGCACGGAGATCCAGAAGCGCAGTTTCCCCAACTCCTTCGGCGGGCAGTATCAGAACAAGGGCTATGAGCTGATCGACGAACTGAAGCTCGAGGAGAACGCGCGCCGCATCGGCGAGGAGGCCGTAGCGCTGCACCAGGCGCCGCAGTGTCCGGAGGGGAAGTTCACCATCGTGCTCGATTCCTCGCAGCTCGGCTTGCAGATCCACGAGTCGGTGGGGCATCCCATCGAGCTCGACCGGGTGCTGGGCATGGAGGCGAACTTTGCCGGGATGTCCTTCCTGACGCTGGAAAAACTGCGAACGCTGCGCTACGGCAGCGACCTGGTGAACGTGGTGGCCGACGCCACGCCCGCGCACGGTCCCGGCCTCGGCACCTTCGCCTACGACGACGAAGGCGTGCCCGCGCAGTGCACGCCCATCATCTCGAACGGACTGTTCACCGGGTATCTGTCCTCGCGCGAGACGGCGCATTCCATCGGCGAGAACCGCAGCGGCTCGACCATGCGCGCCGAAGGATGGAATCGCATCCCGCTCATCCGCATGACCAACATCTCCATCCTGCCGGGGGAGAAGCCGCTGAGCTTTGAGCAGCTCCTGGCCTCGACCGACGACGGCATCTACATGCAGACCAACCGCTCCTGGTCCATCGACGACAAGCGCTACCAGTTCCAGTTCGGCTGCGAGATCGGATGGGAGATCAAAGGCGGCAAGCTCGGGCGCATGCTCAAGAACCCGTCATACTCGGGCATCACCACCGAATTCTGGAACTCGATGGACGCCATCTGCTCGCGCGATGAATGGACTCTGTGGGGCACGCCCAACTGCGGCAAAGGGCAACCGATGCAAACCATGGGGACGGGGCACGGGGCCAGCCCGGCGAGGTTTCGCGATGTGCGGGTGGGCTCGGCATATCGTGGGACATGA
- a CDS encoding TldD/PmbA family protein, whose translation MLTQDQARELFQRVLKHSRADETEAILAGGAHALTRFANNTIHQNVAEESAALSVRVVVGGRTARASTNKLDEESIRRTVAAAEALAKVQAPDADLLPMATAADAGAASDGAPSRYFDETAAITPEERAQAVGSIVNVAGKNKLTAAGIYSTSSAAEAILNSRGLVQFHQQTSSEISITMLGGDSSGWQKANSPDARNLAPAALAETAARKARGSAAPRELAPGKYTVILEPAAVLDLVGFMFWDFGGQALLDQRSFLNDRVGKKIFGENITIWDDVMHSLQSGAPFDGEGVRRQRVKLVENGVVKRLVYARGTAAKIKQSELAAQIGEVAATGHGFPLPNEMGEAPMNVVFESGPAGSRKTVEQMIASTERGVLVTRLWYIREVDPYEKILTGMTRDGTFVVENGKLQQGIRNFRFNQSLLHMLSNVVAMGELVRASGEESFDMVVPAMKVRDFNFTEVTKF comes from the coding sequence ATGCTTACTCAAGACCAAGCCCGTGAGCTCTTCCAGCGTGTGCTGAAGCACTCGCGCGCCGACGAGACCGAAGCCATCCTCGCCGGCGGCGCGCATGCACTCACGCGCTTTGCCAACAACACCATCCACCAGAACGTGGCGGAGGAGAGCGCGGCGCTCTCGGTGCGTGTGGTGGTGGGCGGGCGGACGGCGCGCGCCTCCACCAACAAACTGGATGAGGAGAGCATCCGCCGCACCGTCGCGGCTGCCGAGGCTCTGGCAAAGGTGCAGGCGCCGGATGCGGATCTGCTGCCCATGGCAACGGCGGCCGATGCGGGCGCGGCCTCCGATGGCGCGCCCAGCCGCTACTTCGACGAGACGGCGGCGATCACGCCGGAAGAGCGGGCGCAGGCGGTGGGCAGCATCGTGAATGTTGCGGGCAAGAACAAGCTGACGGCTGCGGGCATTTACTCGACCTCGTCCGCGGCGGAGGCCATCCTGAACTCGCGCGGGCTGGTGCAGTTCCACCAGCAGACGTCTTCGGAAATCTCCATCACCATGCTGGGCGGGGACTCTTCCGGCTGGCAGAAGGCGAACTCGCCCGACGCTCGCAACCTCGCCCCGGCGGCGCTGGCCGAGACCGCGGCCCGCAAGGCACGCGGCTCCGCCGCGCCCCGTGAACTTGCGCCGGGCAAGTACACGGTGATTCTCGAGCCGGCGGCGGTGTTGGATCTCGTGGGCTTCATGTTCTGGGATTTCGGCGGGCAGGCGCTGCTCGACCAGCGCAGCTTCCTGAACGACCGTGTGGGCAAGAAGATCTTCGGCGAGAACATCACCATCTGGGACGACGTGATGCATTCCCTGCAGTCGGGAGCGCCCTTCGACGGTGAAGGTGTGCGCCGGCAGCGCGTGAAGCTGGTGGAGAACGGCGTGGTGAAGCGGCTGGTGTACGCGCGCGGCACCGCCGCGAAAATCAAGCAGTCAGAACTGGCCGCGCAGATCGGCGAGGTGGCGGCCACCGGGCACGGCTTCCCCCTGCCCAACGAGATGGGGGAGGCGCCGATGAATGTGGTGTTCGAAAGCGGGCCCGCCGGCTCGCGCAAGACGGTGGAGCAGATGATCGCCTCGACCGAGCGCGGCGTCCTGGTGACGCGGCTCTGGTACATCCGCGAAGTCGATCCCTACGAGAAGATCCTCACCGGCATGACGCGCGACGGGACCTTCGTCGTCGAGAACGGAAAATTGCAGCAGGGCATCCGCAACTTCCGCTTCAACCAGAGCCTGCTGCACATGCTGTCGAATGTGGTGGCGATGGGCGAGCTGGTGCGCGCCAGCGGGGAAGAATCGTTCGACATGGTGGTCCCGGCCATGAAGGTGAGGGACTTTAACTTCACCGAGGTTACGAAGTTCTAG
- a CDS encoding response regulator transcription factor: MSDQPGKPASGSAESATQLVAPIRVILADTQSLYRVGIHKIFASEDGIQLVAQPETLEKTLEAVAKFPADVLLFEASLSEEPAEVVAGILQRVPGLKVVILIDKPLREDETVECVRRGVRGIVSRSIPPELLVRCVRKVAAGEPWLDKRSVHWLAEAYRAQPHPSVPHGKLRLSEKEQVIVSLVTDGRRNKEIALELSTFEQVVKNYLRRIYERFGISDRLELAIYCLQHGLAKHGKRLAAPPARA, translated from the coding sequence ATGAGCGACCAGCCCGGTAAGCCGGCCAGCGGGTCCGCAGAAAGCGCGACGCAACTGGTCGCGCCCATCCGCGTGATCCTCGCCGACACGCAGTCGCTCTATCGCGTGGGCATCCACAAGATCTTCGCAAGCGAGGACGGCATCCAACTCGTCGCCCAGCCGGAGACGCTGGAAAAGACGCTGGAGGCGGTGGCGAAGTTTCCCGCCGACGTGCTGCTGTTCGAGGCATCTCTCTCCGAAGAACCCGCCGAAGTCGTGGCTGGGATCCTCCAGCGCGTTCCTGGGTTGAAGGTCGTCATCCTGATCGACAAGCCACTGCGCGAGGATGAGACGGTGGAGTGCGTGCGCCGCGGGGTGCGGGGCATTGTGAGCCGCTCCATCCCGCCGGAGCTGCTGGTGCGCTGCGTGCGCAAGGTGGCGGCCGGCGAGCCCTGGCTGGACAAGCGCAGCGTCCACTGGCTGGCCGAAGCCTACCGCGCGCAGCCGCATCCCAGCGTGCCGCATGGCAAGCTCAGGCTGTCGGAGAAGGAGCAGGTAATCGTCTCCCTGGTCACCGACGGCCGGCGCAACAAGGAGATTGCCCTCGAACTCAGCACCTTCGAGCAGGTGGTGAAGAACTACCTGCGCCGCATCTATGAACGCTTCGGGATCTCCGACCGGCTGGAGCTGGCCATCTACTGCCTGCAGCATGGGCTGGCGAAGCACGGAAAGCGACTCGCCGCGCCCCCGGCCCGGGCCTAG
- a CDS encoding (2Fe-2S)-binding protein, protein MKKNISIRVNGADRSAEVEPRLLLVHFLREVAGLTGTHIGCETSLCGACTVLLDGRAVKSCTVLAVQADGQSVTTIEGLADDGNLHAIQQGFWEEHGLQCGFCTPGMILCSHDLLSHNPAPSEGEIREAIGGNLCRCTGYQNIVNAVQSASRKMAKHPAKRRKK, encoded by the coding sequence ATGAAGAAGAACATTTCCATTCGCGTGAACGGAGCGGATCGCAGCGCGGAAGTGGAGCCGCGGCTGCTGCTGGTCCACTTCCTGCGCGAGGTGGCGGGGCTGACCGGCACCCACATCGGCTGCGAGACCTCGCTGTGTGGCGCCTGCACCGTGCTGCTCGACGGGCGCGCGGTGAAGTCTTGCACCGTTTTGGCCGTGCAGGCTGACGGCCAGTCGGTGACCACCATCGAGGGCCTGGCCGACGACGGCAATCTGCACGCCATCCAGCAGGGATTCTGGGAGGAGCACGGCCTGCAGTGCGGCTTCTGCACTCCGGGCATGATCCTGTGCTCGCATGACCTGCTGAGCCACAATCCTGCTCCCTCGGAAGGCGAGATTCGGGAGGCCATCGGCGGCAATCTCTGCCGCTGCACCGGCTACCAGAACATCGTGAACGCGGTGCAGTCAGCCTCACGCAAGATGGCCAAGCATCCGGCGAAGCGGAGGAAGAAGTAA
- a CDS encoding xanthine dehydrogenase family protein molybdopterin-binding subunit, whose translation MARAAKSKASKWVGRRLRRKEDPRLIQGISHYTDDLRLPGMLHCAFVRSPHANAKIESIETGAARSVEGVVAIITAQDLTDVNSVPCAGALPNLKVPPHPPLAKGHVRYVGEPVAAVVAEDFYAARDAAELVMVDYESLPAAVDMEKALEGGALVHPQFGTNLAFTHELKNGDIAGAFKRADLVVGERLVNQRLAPIALETRGVLAQYLAGEGTMTVWSSTQIPHLLKTQISLMLGMPETLVRVVTPEVGGGFGSKLNVYGEEAVVPWLAKKLGRPVKWAETRRENMAATIHGRDQINYVELALKRDGTILGLRALILADLGAYHQLLTPIIPTLTALLITGCYKIPAVDVEVVGVFTNKMSTDAYRGAGRPEATYIIERMVDVAAGALKMDPAEIRRKNFPKASQFPFNTSTGIIYDSGNYQETLKRALRMAGYDKLRARQKAGWKQGKHYGIGVSTYVEICAMGPSSAMPAGGWESGTVRVEPTGKITVLTGSSPHGQGQETSFAQIVADELGLEPGDVNVVHGDTAVVPYGIGTFGSRATAVGGTAMYFATQKVKTKMTTLAAHLMGVKPSQIVFANGRVSTKGGKKSLAFGEVVGAAYVAKNLPPGFEPGLEGTHFFEPSNFTFPFGAHVCSVEVDAETGEVKVDKYVAVDDCGNVINPMLVEGQIHGGIVQAIGQALYEEVLYNEDGQLVTGTLMDYAVPRAAQLPRFELARTVTPSPVNPMGVKGVGEAGTIGCTPCIVNAVCDALSPLGVHNLDMPLKAERVWRAMQGGRGKPSAEKIAPAKAAKKPQRAGAKKRRRA comes from the coding sequence ATGGCGCGGGCCGCCAAATCGAAGGCGTCCAAGTGGGTGGGCCGGCGCCTGCGGCGCAAGGAAGACCCGCGGCTCATCCAGGGCATCAGCCATTACACGGACGACCTGCGGCTGCCGGGGATGCTGCACTGCGCCTTCGTGCGCTCGCCGCACGCGAATGCCAAAATCGAGTCCATCGAGACCGGCGCGGCGCGGTCGGTCGAGGGCGTGGTGGCGATCATCACCGCGCAGGACCTTACGGACGTGAACAGCGTGCCCTGCGCCGGCGCGCTGCCGAACCTGAAGGTCCCGCCGCATCCGCCGCTGGCCAAGGGCCACGTCCGCTACGTGGGCGAGCCGGTGGCCGCAGTGGTCGCCGAGGATTTCTACGCCGCGCGCGATGCCGCCGAGCTGGTGATGGTGGATTACGAGTCACTGCCCGCCGCGGTGGACATGGAAAAAGCCCTGGAGGGTGGCGCACTGGTTCATCCCCAGTTCGGAACCAACCTCGCCTTCACCCACGAGCTGAAAAACGGCGACATTGCCGGTGCCTTCAAGCGCGCCGACCTGGTGGTGGGCGAGCGCCTGGTGAACCAGCGACTGGCGCCGATCGCGCTGGAGACTCGCGGCGTGTTGGCGCAGTACCTGGCAGGTGAGGGCACGATGACCGTGTGGTCCTCCACTCAGATCCCCCACCTGCTGAAGACGCAGATCTCGCTGATGCTGGGCATGCCGGAGACTTTAGTGCGCGTGGTGACGCCGGAGGTCGGCGGCGGCTTCGGCAGCAAGCTCAACGTGTACGGCGAAGAGGCGGTGGTCCCCTGGTTGGCCAAGAAGCTGGGACGCCCGGTGAAGTGGGCGGAGACGCGGCGCGAGAACATGGCCGCCACCATCCACGGCCGCGACCAGATCAACTACGTGGAGCTGGCGCTCAAGCGCGATGGCACCATCCTGGGGCTGCGGGCGCTCATCCTCGCCGACCTGGGCGCGTATCACCAGTTGCTGACGCCCATCATCCCCACGCTGACCGCGCTGCTCATCACCGGCTGCTACAAGATCCCGGCGGTGGACGTAGAAGTAGTGGGCGTGTTCACCAACAAGATGTCCACGGACGCCTACCGCGGCGCCGGGCGCCCGGAGGCCACCTACATCATCGAGCGCATGGTGGACGTCGCCGCGGGCGCGCTGAAGATGGATCCGGCGGAGATCCGCCGCAAGAATTTCCCCAAGGCCTCGCAGTTTCCTTTCAACACCTCCACCGGGATCATCTACGACTCCGGCAACTATCAGGAGACGCTGAAGCGCGCGTTGCGCATGGCCGGTTACGACAAGCTGCGCGCCCGGCAGAAAGCTGGATGGAAGCAGGGAAAGCATTACGGCATCGGGGTTTCGACTTACGTCGAGATCTGCGCCATGGGCCCCTCGAGCGCCATGCCGGCGGGCGGCTGGGAGAGCGGCACGGTGCGGGTGGAGCCGACGGGGAAGATCACGGTGCTGACCGGGTCCTCGCCGCACGGACAGGGGCAGGAGACCAGCTTCGCGCAGATCGTCGCGGACGAACTGGGCCTGGAGCCCGGGGACGTGAATGTGGTCCACGGCGATACCGCAGTCGTGCCCTACGGCATTGGGACCTTCGGCAGCCGCGCCACCGCGGTGGGCGGCACTGCCATGTACTTCGCCACGCAAAAAGTAAAAACCAAAATGACGACGCTAGCCGCCCACCTGATGGGAGTGAAGCCCTCGCAGATCGTCTTCGCGAACGGCCGGGTCAGCACCAAGGGAGGCAAGAAGTCGCTGGCTTTCGGCGAAGTGGTCGGCGCCGCCTACGTGGCCAAGAACCTGCCGCCGGGATTCGAGCCCGGCCTGGAGGGCACGCACTTCTTCGAGCCTTCGAACTTCACTTTCCCCTTCGGCGCGCACGTTTGCTCGGTGGAAGTGGACGCCGAGACCGGCGAAGTCAAAGTGGACAAGTACGTTGCAGTGGACGACTGCGGCAACGTCATCAACCCGATGCTGGTCGAAGGACAGATCCACGGCGGCATCGTGCAGGCCATCGGCCAGGCGCTCTACGAGGAGGTCCTCTACAACGAGGACGGGCAACTGGTGACCGGGACGCTGATGGATTACGCCGTGCCCAGGGCAGCGCAGCTTCCGCGCTTCGAGCTGGCGCGCACCGTCACGCCTTCGCCGGTGAATCCCATGGGTGTGAAGGGCGTGGGCGAGGCGGGGACCATCGGCTGCACGCCGTGCATCGTCAACGCGGTATGCGACGCGCTCTCCCCACTCGGCGTCCACAATCTGGACATGCCGCTCAAGGCGGAGCGGGTGTGGCGCGCCATGCAGGGAGGCAGGGGCAAACCGAGCGCGGAAAAAATTGCGCCGGCCAAGGCGGCCAAGAAGCCGCAGCGGGCCGGAGCGAAGAAGCGGAGGCGGGCATGA
- a CDS encoding xanthine dehydrogenase family protein subunit M: MIPAAFEYESPRTLDEALALLASRTDAKLLAGGHSLLPAMKLRVAGPAALIDLGRIAGLSYIRNAGEKIAIGAMTTHAEIAASELLHAASPLLAETAAHIGDVQVRNRGTIGGSLAHADPAADYPAAILALDAEMVAMSERGERVIPVRKFFTGLLTTALRPNEILTEVRVPRTTAAGTAYKKFHHPASGFAVVGVAAVVKLRGGNIESVAVGITGVGMHAYRAAAVESALRGKPLSAIAIANAAEKAAGKIEALSDTYASAEYRRHLAQVFTRRALEAAVKAAGK; this comes from the coding sequence ATGATCCCGGCAGCCTTCGAATACGAGAGTCCGCGGACGCTGGACGAGGCGCTGGCCCTTCTGGCCTCGCGCACCGACGCCAAGCTGCTGGCCGGAGGACACAGCCTGCTGCCCGCCATGAAGCTGCGCGTCGCGGGTCCGGCGGCCCTCATTGATCTGGGACGCATCGCGGGCCTGAGCTACATTCGCAACGCGGGCGAGAAGATCGCTATCGGCGCCATGACCACGCACGCCGAGATCGCGGCCTCCGAGCTGCTGCACGCCGCTTCGCCGCTGCTGGCGGAAACCGCCGCCCACATCGGTGACGTGCAGGTGCGCAACCGCGGAACCATCGGTGGCAGCCTGGCGCATGCCGACCCCGCTGCCGACTATCCCGCCGCCATCCTGGCGCTCGACGCGGAGATGGTGGCCATGAGCGAGCGCGGCGAACGCGTCATCCCGGTCCGGAAGTTCTTCACCGGGCTGCTGACAACCGCGCTGCGGCCGAATGAGATCCTCACCGAGGTGCGCGTCCCCAGGACCACCGCCGCGGGCACGGCCTATAAGAAATTCCATCATCCGGCTTCGGGATTCGCCGTGGTGGGCGTGGCCGCGGTGGTGAAGCTGCGCGGCGGAAACATCGAGAGCGTCGCGGTCGGGATCACCGGCGTAGGAATGCACGCCTACCGCGCGGCGGCGGTCGAGTCCGCGCTGCGCGGTAAGCCGCTCTCCGCCATCGCCATCGCCAACGCCGCGGAGAAGGCGGCCGGGAAGATCGAAGCCCTGAGCGACACCTACGCCTCCGCTGAGTATCGCCGGCATCTGGCGCAGGTCTTCACCCGCAGAGCGCTCGAAGCGGCGGTCAAGGCCGCGGGGAAGTGA
- a CDS encoding carbon monoxide dehydrogenase subunit G, with product MKLEGAQKVPAPRATVWRALMDPAVLQRILPGCEKFEAAGEHHYAAEFKAGIGAFRSSFSGEVRLSNIKPEKSYTLSSKAKGSGAFVESTAHVELEDAGKETNLKYAAEVKVGGALAALGGRLMEAAAHKNIADTFNNLAKEFRKK from the coding sequence GTGAAGCTCGAAGGCGCGCAGAAGGTCCCGGCGCCGCGGGCCACGGTCTGGCGGGCCCTGATGGACCCGGCAGTGCTCCAGCGCATCCTGCCGGGCTGCGAGAAGTTCGAGGCTGCCGGCGAGCACCACTACGCGGCCGAGTTCAAGGCAGGCATCGGAGCGTTCAGGAGCAGCTTCAGCGGCGAGGTCAGGCTCTCAAACATCAAGCCGGAGAAGTCCTACACCCTGTCGTCTAAGGCCAAGGGCTCAGGCGCATTTGTCGAAAGCACAGCGCACGTCGAGCTGGAAGACGCGGGGAAAGAGACCAACCTGAAGTACGCGGCCGAGGTCAAGGTCGGAGGCGCGCTGGCCGCGCTGGGCGGACGGCTGATGGAAGCCGCGGCGCACAAGAACATTGCCGACACCTTCAACAATCTGGCGAAGGAGTTCAGGAAGAAGTAA